DNA from Gammaproteobacteria bacterium:
CATAAGATAAAATCATTATTCATGTTTAAACGTAACTATTCAGCCACTAGAAGCGAACGTCCATTTTCATTTTTCCTTTAAATGCAGTGCAAAACTGAACGTTCGAGTCAAATTCAAAAATTAGTCTGAATAGTTACGTTTAAACAAGCTATCCAATAACAAATTTAGCGCTAATTAAAATACAGTTTCTTTGGCTAAATAATTTAAAAAAATTGACCAATCTTCATCTATCGAGAAATAATCAAGTTTGTCGTGAGATAAATGCGACTACAGCTCTTATTTAGATTTATCTAAATTCACCTTAAAACAAGCTTAATTTTGTTAATATCTTGAGTATTTATGGCTGTATATCTTGCTTTTGTATCATTTGCTATTAAGATGAGAGTGTGTAAAGTTCCATACGTATAATTTCCGACTACTGCAATACTGCTATTTGTTCGTCACAAATTTTTTTTATCAAAACAAATTTGAAGGCAAGCTATAACTCCTTATTCGAATCAGGTGAAAAATGTTAAAAGACAAATTAGACAATTATTTTTCTATAGAGGATCTACCGCAAGAAATATTGCTGGAGATTATTTTTCTTCTGAAGACAAATGATAAGTTAAGTTTAAGGCAAGCGAGTACGTCTTTTTCTCGTTTGATAAATCGTGAAGGCGCATGGAGCGGGCAAATTAAAGGTTTTTATGCTGAAGAAAATATTTTTCCTAAACTAATAGAAGATAATTTCCACAAAAAGATCAAACAACGGAATCTTTCTGCTGGTGATTTAACAAAACTTTTAAAAAATTTAAAGAATGCTAATGGCGACTCTCTTATCGAAATTGATGAAGAAAAAGCACGAGAGATTCTTAGTGCTAAAGTTAGAGTAGCCAATTATTTAAGAAACAGGGACATGGTTTTGCCACATGTCATCTGCTTACTAATTACGCTAGCGGTACTCATAACGGGTATGACAGTCTTTTTTTATGATGAAAAGGATTATGATAGAGCTGTTAATACTTGTCATGAGTATGACATGCGTGAGTTAGCTTTACTTAGGTGTGTGGCTTCTACAAACCGATATGTCGCAAAACGAAGTTTTTTTAGTATGCCAGGCGCTTTTGGTAGCGGCGCTATTCTAAAATATGTTGATTCTGCTCTTCATTTTAAGCTAATCAAAAAGGATTATATGCATATATTAGATGATCAAGATGAAAGGCGAAGTTTAATGTCCAAGGTGGCTTGGTTAACTTTTAAAAATAGAAATGTGATTTCTTTTGCAATAATATTGCCGATGACATTATCTATTTTAAACAAAATTGCTTTCTCTTTAGAGATTGATGTTAGTCCCTGTTTTGAAGGTGACGATCTAAGTCTAATTTGCCTCGAAGAAAAGCGTGACCAGCAAATAGAAATAAACGAGCGTTTTCTTGCTATTATAGGAGCTGTAGCGGGTTATTATGTGCCTGCTGCAATAAATAGTAGTTGTGAGATTGTAAAATATTTGTCCAATAAGATATCGCAATGCTCTAAAGATGACATTGTTCATAAAGCTACTAATGTAGGTTCCAATGCATGGACTTCTGTAAAGACAGGCATACAGTCATTCTCTAATTTCTTTTTGCAGCGAAGTTCTTATGCGGAAACCCTATCAGAAGATGAAGTACCACTTCTCAGAGTTATATAAAAATTTTTTGTAACTATTCAGCACTAATTTTTGAATTTTGCTCGAACGTTCAGTTTTGCGCTGAATTTAAAGGAAAATGAGAATGAAAAAGCGCAGTATACAGGGGTATGTGAGCAGTTTTCTTTTCATTTTTCCTTTAATGAGGCACCCTTAATAATTTGATAAGCTTTTTTAAGTATGATTGTGCATTAATTTAACAAAGGTAAGAGCAATGCTATTTAAAGAATTTTATTCAAATCTAGAGCGTGATTTTTTGCGGAAACAGGATTCCACAGGCTTTAATTTATTCCGTCAAATGGCGGACACTAAGCTTAATAGATTAAATAATTTTAGCGATGCAGATAAATCTGATATAAATAAACTGATTGATTTTATTTGTAATAATATTTTTGAGGGTGAAGAGGAGATTGATAAAAATAAATACCAAGGATGTAAAGACAAATTTGAGTCCTTTATCCAATTCCTTTTTTTTAGAAGTCTTAGACTCACCAACATAATGAATAATGTCGACTTAAATCTTAATGATTTATGCCAACACTATCTGAACGTTCAACCCAAAGAAAAAATGGTGGTCAAATTTAAAGATGCCTCATCAACAAAGACCCGGAATCTAGTTTCCCGTTTAATCGAACATTTATCTATGATGACAACCACCCTCAGTACTCCTGGTTATATTCAAATTATTAACGAAGGATTGATGCATTTCGCCTCCAAAGACGAAACTGACGTATTGCTAAAGCCCGAAAAAACTGCAACTTCTTTGATAAGAATGTCAAATAGTAATCCTCAATCCATTGTCTGGACTATTAATCATTATGAAAAAGAAGAAGAAAAAGAAAAAGATGAGTGGCGATTACGTTTACTGTTAAACACAAATAAATGCCCCACACCCGTTGCTGAAGTTGCAATCAAGTTTAAAGATTTCGCCAGCGATACTTCGGAACAAGACTATACTTTTTTAGCATTTAAGTCTTTTGACAGGTTGAAAACATATGTCAAAGAAACGTGTGACGATTATTGTATTGCTATAAATTTTGAACGTATTTGTGGTGGAAGCTCGAAAGCAGACTTCCTGGATAAGCTGTCAAATCCGGACTATGTGAAAATTATGCAACATGAGCATGACAAGATATATTATGAAGCCGCATCTAGCCCAGCACAACAACTTGGCATGTTTGGCATTCTTTCAACTCCTAATAATCGCGGTGAGAATAACAACAACAATAATAATATCAATAATAATAATTCAGACTCCCCAGGAGAAGCTCAATACTACGATGTTTAATAAGATGGTAAATGTCATTATGACGTTGAGTTCAAGGATGAAATCTCTCTCTGCACAAATTTAAAGTCAAAAATTTGATGAAGCGAATACAAGAAGTACTACATTTTCTCAGGATGAGACGCGACAAAGGAAGAGTAAGCTCGCCCTCTTGAAGAGGGGAGATGTAAGGGCGTAATCTCTTACGCCTATGTAGCCTTAATAAGGAAGGACTAACACCTTAGTTCTCCCAGGCTGACCCACAAATTCTTCATTGAGCCATTTTGCATCTTCATTGAAAAGCCGGACACAACCATGGCTGGCATTGTAGCCCGGGACCTCATCAGAACCATGCAGGGCGTAACCTCCTTGAAAAAACATTGCATAGGGCATGGGCGCGCCACCTTTTTCAACGGGAAATTGTTTAGAAATGCAGTTTTTGCCTCGAACGTCATAGATTTGAAAGCGGCCCATCACTGTTTTACCGGGTTCCTTGATATCGTAGCACCATTCCCGACCGCCTGAAGCGGGCCCCCATTTAAGCAGCACACCTTCTGTATCATAAGCACCCCAAGCCAACAAAGTTAAGTCAACAACAATGAGCTTTGATCCGGGAGAGGAAATGGTAAAAGGGAAGGGCGATAAAGCCATAATATCTATTGTTTCCAGCTCGGGGGGGACGGCTACATACATTCCTGACTTAAGCCGGGTATTCATCCTATTCAAACGCTGAACAATATTTCGTTGATCGGGATCTGGAAAAAGTCGATTCCATGTATCTCCGCGTTGGGCTTGAATAGATTCATATTGATCGGTTTCACATAATTTCGTACTAAAATATTCTTCTGCTTGGACGGCGGTAAAAGAGAACAACGTGCTGAATATTATTATTGTTATTGCTTTATACATTCTTATCTCGTTAATTTAGGCATAGCGTCAGATTTAAAATAAAAGAAATTAGGTAACTACTCGCACCTAAAAGGGGACGTCCTAGCCAACTAATCACTTTGGGTGCGAGTAAATACAAAATTAGCTATATTTGCAACTCTTGTTTAAGGCATTTATTACAAAAATGCTAGCTGTTCAACTAAATATGGACGTTGTTGCCACGTTCTAAATTAGTGCTGAATAGTTATAAAAAATGTTAAACTCTTTTGCTTATTTTTTGATAAAATTTCTAGCCTTTGTATGGACGAGGAGATAAAAGTGTTACATTTTTTTGCCGAATATGGCCTTTTTTTAGCTAAAGTAGCCACGCTGGTGCTGGCCCTCATTGTGCTAATTTCCTTTATCATTGCTGCTGCTTCAAAGGGCAAATCAGCAAAAGAAAAACTCAAGATCAAGAAACTCAATAAGCGGTTTGAGGATTATAAGGACACCTTAAATGACCAAATCTTAAATAAGAATGAACTAAAGCAGATAGCGAAAACTGACAAGAAAAAAAATAAAGCCGCTAAAAAACAACCCCATACACGTAAAAGAGTTTTTGTGTTGGATTTCAATGGGGATATAAAAGCTTCCGCAACTACCTCTTTACGTGAAGAAGTGACAGCTATTTTGACCGTCGCAAATCCGAGTGATGAAGTAGTGGTAAGGCTTGAAAGCCCTGGCGGAATTGTTCCTTGTTATGGCCTTGCCGCTTCACAATTAAAGAGATTGCGTGATAGAAATATATTTTTAACTATAGCGGTCGATAAGGTAGCGGCTAGTGGGGGCTATATGATGGCCTGCGTAGCTAACAAAATTTTAGCTGCTCCATACTCTATCATCGGATCAATAGGCGTCGTTGCCCAGTTACCGAATTTCCATCGTTTGTTGAAAAAAAATAATATTGATTTTGAGCAAATCACGGCGGGAGCTTATAAACGTACCCTGAGCATGTTTGGTGAAAACACGGAAAAAGGCCGCGAAAAAGTGCAAGAAGATGTCAATAATGTTCATGAAATATTCAAAGAATTTATTATAGAAAATCGGCCTAATATCAACATTGATGAAATTGCAACGGGAGAACATTGGCACGGTGTACAGGCGCTAAATTTACAACTCATCGACGAATTGATGACCAGCGATGATTACTTGCTGAAGTCAAGTTTCGATAAAGATATCTATGAAGTGCATTACGAGCCCAAAAAATCGTTTGCCGATAAGTTCTCGCTTTCATTAAAAAAAGCTTCCGATGAATTTTTAGGGCCGACTCAGAAGTTTGAGTTGTTCTACTAATGCATAGCCATTCGCACGATCACGGCGACCATAAACATAATCTCACTCAAAATGTGCTGATTATTTCTATGATACTTGCCTTTGTCTTCGCAGGCATTGAAGGTGTTGCAGGTTGGTGGTCTCAATCTCTCGCCCTACTCAGTGATGCCGGCCATATGTTTTCCGATGCGCTGGCTTTGGCACTTGCTGCGTTTGCAGCATGGGTGGCGAAGAAACCGCCTTCAACGCAACATTCCTATGGTTTAGGCAGAGCAGAAATTCTAGGCGCATGGGCAAGTAGTTTACTCGTACTAGCGGTAGCCATTTTTGTGGTGGTTGAAGCCATACAAAGACTTCATGCTCCGCAGCCCGTCTCGGGTGGGGTGGTGATGCTAGTCGCTTTTTTGGGTGTTGTTGTCAATATAGGCATCGCCTGGATATTAACCCATGGAGAACAGAGTCTCAATGTGAGAGCAGCGGTGCTCCATGTCATGGGGGATTTACTAGGATCTGTTGCTGCACTCATTTCTGGAGCCGTGATTTATTTTACCCATTGGACTCCAATAGATCCTATTTTATCCATTTTTATCTCGGTCTTAATTGTGGTTTCAAGTTTTCGCTTACTCAAAGAATCGCTAGTAATACTCATGGAAGGCGTTCCACTACATTTAGATATCAATACTATAGGCAAGGCCATGGCGAGTATTGACAAGGTAAGATCGGTTCACGATTTACATATTTGGACCTTATCCTCGGGGGTTATCGTTTTAACTGCCCATGTGGAAATTGATGAGTTTCATCAGTGGAATGATATTCTGCATACTCTTCGATCAATGCTAATCAAAGAATACAAAATTGAGCATGTCACCTTGCAACCCGAAACACATACTCACGTAATTTATCATATGCCTTCACGCCCGATTTAGAGTGGGGCCCTCACCCCAACCCTCTCCCGCGAATGCACTTAAGAGAATTTTAGGATAGTCATTTACGCGGTAGAGGGAGAAATAGGGATGCATGCTATGAAAACTCTCTGTGCGCGTTTCTCCCTCTACCGCGTAAATGACTATCTTAAATTCTGCCAAGCTAAATCGCGGGAGAGGGTTGGGGTGAGGGTTTTTAAAATAGTACACGCTGCCTCGTGGGAAATATGTCCCAGACAACATGGAAGTACCTGGCACGACGCTGACTGGACCCACGAGCCATAAATTAGAGCTTCACCAACTAAGAATTTGCTAATCAATATAATTAATAAGATAATTGCGGGGGTCATTTTTTGACTGTTCACAAACACGGATGATTTTATTTAAAGGAATATACTATGAATAATGAAAATGTAGTTGATCACCCTCTTTCTATTGATTGGCAATTGAGTATTACATTGGCTGGTGGTGATAAAAAATTAGCCAAAGATTTATTGGAAATGTACATAGCAGATTTACCTAGATCGAGTGAGGCTATTCATGCTGCCCATCTCGAAAAGCAATACGGTGAATTGCTTAATCAGGTTCATAGGCTTCACGGCGCATCATGCTATTGTGGGGTGACACGATTGAAATCTATACTGTCCAACATGGAATTTGCTGCAAGAGAAAAACAAACTCAACAATTTGAAGACGCCTTACATGAATTCGATGAAGAAGTGAATAACGTTATGGCTTCTTATAAGATGGTTAGTTTCGCGTAGTTCTTATTATATATGAGGCATCATGGCAATATTTAGCAATAATGTAGACCCCGCTGAGATAGCAAAATTTTCATTGTTAGCTGAAGATTGGTGGAATCCATTTGGAAGCTCCAAACCATTGCATGATATTAATCCTCTACGATTTGAATTTATCAAAAAATATACCCCTCTCAGTAATATGGCTATTTTGGATATTGGCTGTGGAGGGGGAATTTTATCTGAAAGTTTAGCCAAAGAGGGCGGTAAAGTTACGGGAATTGATCTTTCCGAAGACGCTATTAAAGTTGCGACCTTGCATTCCCAGGACCAAAATGTCTCTGTCACCTACCAGGTGGCTTCTGCAGAAGATTATGCTGAGGAATTTCCCGCTCAATTCGATATAATCACGTGCATGGAACTTTTAGAGCATGTCCCGAGCCCTGATTCCATTATTCAGGCTTGTGCAACATTACTGAAGCCCAAAGGCCATCTTTTCCTCTCCACTATTAATCGAAACCCGAAAGCGTATTTATATGCGATCCTCGGTGCGGAGTACTTACTTAAACTCTTACCCAAGGGAACGCATCAATACGAAAAATTCATCCGTCCTATAGAAATGGCCGAGATGCTGCACCAAGCTGACCTACAGTTGGCCCACATGTCGGGTATGCATTATCATCCCATTTTCAAAACCTACTCATTGACAGATGACGTTTCCGTCAACTACTTAGTGCATTGCTACAAGGGATGAAGTTGATAGATAAACATAAGTCAGGCATAATTTCTCGTTATCCTTTTTAATAGTGAGTTAGATGACTTTCCCCAAAATAAAAACCGTTTTATTCGATCTTGATGGCACCTTACTGGATACAGCCCCTGACTTGGCCTACGCATTAAATAAACTCTTAGAGCAAGAAGGACTCTCGCCAGTTTCTTACGAGAAAGTAAGAGAGGTAGCTTCTGATGGTAGCCGGGCATTGCTGGCGCTAGGTATGCAGGTCAACGAAGAACATCCCCAGTTTGATAACTTCAAAAACATCTTTTTAAAGTATTATCAGCAGCATATTAGTGTTAGTACTACGCTTTTCCCCGGTATGGACATAGTGTTGAATCATCTCGACGAACAAGGCATTGCCTGGGGCGTCGTGACCAATAAACCGAGTCAACTCACCCAGGTATTAATGTCAGACTTAGAGCTAACAGATCGCTGCGCTTGTATAATTGGAGCGGATGCAGCGCTTCGTCCTAAACCTCACCCTGATTCACTCTTGCTTGCCTGTGAAAAGACCCAATCGTTACCAAGTGAATGCGTTTATATTGGTGATGCTGAGCGTGATATAGAGGCAGCTAAATATGCAGGAATGCGATCCATCGCGGCGTTATATGGGTATTTACGTAATGATTGCTCACCGGAATACTGGCACGCTGATTATTATATCGATCATCCTAAAGATATTGTTTGTTGGCTAAATAAACAGCTTTCATTCGCCGAGTGCAATTAATGGGGTAGGTTGTAGATGATATCTATCTTACAACCTTCCCATATAAATAAATCCTTAGACCAAACTTTTGGTTACAATTTCGTAAACATCATTCGATAATTTTGGCACGTTAGATATACGTGTAAGCTCTTCTCTCATCAGTGCTTGGCGATCTTTGTCATATTTGCGCCAACGAATTAAGGGTTCAATTAATCTCGCTGCAAGTTGTGGATTAAATGAATCAATACTCATCACAAGATCCGCTAAAAAAGCATATGGTTCACCACTTTTGTCGTGGAACCGGAGATGATTATAATTTGTAAATGCACCAATCAACGCCCTTGTTTTGTTAGGATTTTTTAAGTCAAAACTGGAGTGTGACATAAGCGCTTTAACTGTTTCAAAGGTATGCGGTAATGTTGATATGGCTTGCAGAGAAAACCATTTGTCGACCACCAAGGGCTCTTTTTGCCATTGATCATAAAATTCATTAAAGGCCTCTTCACGCTCCTTAGAATCGATGTTAGTCAAGGCTGATAAAGCCCCAATGGTATCGGTAAGATTATTGGAGGTATGAAATTGTTTCATAGCCATGGCAAGAATTTCTTTTTCCTCTAATAACATTAAATAGGAAAGACTAAGGTTTTTAATGCGTCGTTGCCCCATCGCTTCTTTGTCTAAACTAAACTGGGAAATATTATTTTCATGATAAAGACGTAAAAAATCTTTTTTAAGTTGGGTCGCTAAATGTTTTCTCAAATTTTTGCGAACACAATAGATGGCGGTGATATCCGCACTATCCATCAACTCCAACAGGTATGTTTCCGCAGGAAAACTCAGCATTTCTGCCATAAGAAGTTTATCTAATTTTGAATTATTGAGAATAGTGCTGAACGCCTCGGTAAATTCATCACCAATTTGTAATTCTTGATCAGGTTGGTATTTATTTACCAACTTAATAATAAGTTTTGCAGCCAACTGTTGACCTGCATCCCACGAGTTAAATCCATCTGTATCATGAGACATTAAAAAAATGAGCTCTTCATCTGTGTAGGGATAGTGTAATTTGACAGGCGCTGAAAAGTTTCGCAGCAACGAGGGCAGCGGCTTTTGAGTAATATTGTTGAACACGAATTTCTGTTCCGCTTTGGTAAGCGAGATAACTTTTACTTTTTCACCTTCCTTGCTGTCATCACCCTCCAGATGTAATGCTAATTCTTCGCCCTCGGGACTAAGTAATGCCATACGAATGGGGATTAAATAATCCTCTTTTTGGGCTTGATCCGGCGTAGGAGGGGTGAATTGTTTCAGATGTAGCGTAAAGGTTTTTGTTTTTTCATCATAGTTTCCTGTGGCTTCCACCTGCGGGGTTCCTGCTTGAGTATACCAGCGACGAAATTGCGTAAGGTCAAGGTCAGAAGCTTGTTCCATTGCTTGTACAAAATTTTCTGTGGTCACAGCCTTGCCATCGTTGGTGGCAAAATAAATATCCATGGCTTTTCTAAAGGTTTCTTTGCCGAGTAAGGTTTCCATCATGCGGATGACTTCGGCGCCTTTATTGTAAACCGTAACCGTATAAAAATTGTTTATCTCAATATAAGAATCTGGTCGGATGGGATGGGCCATGGGGCCAGCATCTTGAGGAAATTGAAAATTGCGAATCACATTGACATCTTTAATGCGTTTAACTGCGTGAGATGTCATGTCAGCGGTAAAATTCTGATCACGGAAGATAGTCAGGCCTTCTTTCAACGTAATTTGAAACCAGTTGCTCACTGTTACTCTGTTTCCAGACCAGTTATGAAAGTATTCGTGACCGATAACACTTTCAATATTGATATAGTCGTCATCGGTAGCCGTATCCGGTTTTGCTAAAATATACCGGTCATTAAAAATATTTAGTCCCTTGTTTTCCATCGCTCCCATATTGAAGTCGCTTACTGCAACTATCATGTAGATATCTAGATCATATTCACGGCCGTAGGTTTCTTCATCCCAGCGCATTGCCCTTTTAAGCGAGCCCATTGCATAGTCGCTTTGTGATAGGTTGCCTTTTTCCACATAGACGCGGAGCAACACTGTGCGCCCAGACAGGGTGTCAAAAGTATCTTCTAGCCACTCATAATCTCCGGCTACCAGCGCAAATAAGTAACAAGGTTTAAGGGAAGGGTCTTCCCACATGACCCATTGTCGGTTTCCTTCAAGCTCCTTACTGTCCACCAAATTACCATTAGACAACAACACAGGATAACGCGTTTTATCGGCGGTAATAGTCGTAGTGAAGCGAGTGAGTACATCAGGTCTATCTAAGAAGTAAGTGATGCGTCGAAAGCCTTGGGCTTCGCACTGCGTGCAATAATTTCCCTTTGACTGATATAAGCCGCTCAACGCTTTATTTTCAGCCGGTTTGATCAACACTTCAATTTCCAGCGTAAATTGATCTGGAACTTGCGGAATAATAAGCTTGTCAGCGGTCACTTCATATTGATCGGGATGAAGCGTTGTACCTTCAAGAAGAATCGTCCTTAATTGTAACTCCTCTCCATTTAAACAGAGACTATTATCCCCCTTAGATTCTGGATTGCGGTAGATCTTCAGGATACTTTTTACAATTGTGTAGTCAGGATGTAGATCGAAATGGAGGAAGACATTTTCAAAGAGGTAGTTACTTGGTTCATAATCCTTGAGATGGGTCTCTTGGGGTTTAGTCATTTTAGCCATCAGCGTCTCCCTGCATTTTTCAATAAGGCAGTGATTATAGCAATTTTCTCCCTAAGGACTAGAAATTAGATTCATTTTTAGTTACATTGGTCGCCAATACTAATTTTGCTTTTTATAACTCCTTGAATAATAACAAAAACTTTTTTTGGTGATAAAAATCACTTTAGTTTGCTACAGGAAAAAATCATATGACCAAAGTAAGCAACCAAGGCGTTTTCCAAAGACGTTTTCTTCCCTGGCTTATGTTTGCTATGGGTGCCTCGTATTATTGTCTCACTTATTTTCTGCGCGTTTCTCCGAGTGTCATGAAGAAGGATTTACTTACCCATTTTAAAATTACAGCCACAGAATTTGGTAGCTTAAGTTCAGCCTATTATAATGCCTATACTCCTATGCAGCTTTTTGTCGGGGTTATTGTCGATCGTCTTGGAGCTAGAAAGGTGTTGGTATCTGCTTGCCTTATCTGTATGGTGGGTTTGAGCATTTTTATTCACGCTGAAACGCTGCAGCTCGCTAAAACAGGCCGTTTTCTGATAGGTTTTGGTTCTGCATTTGCCTATATTACCGTATTAAAATTGGTCGCTCTATGGTTACCTCCCAATCGATTTGCGACTGCGGCTGGATTGACGTCCGCCTTTGGTATGTCAGCAGGTATTTTTTCTCAAATATATCTAGCCTCCTTTGTTGAAAAAGTGGGCTATAAAAGTGCGCTTTCAACGGGATTAACTGCAGGTCTTATTTTATCAGTGATTTTATTTTTGGTAGTGCGGGATCGACCCAAAGCTCAACGTGCAGAAGCCAAGCTTCCGGGCAATCAATTAACCTTGGCCCAAACTTTACGCGGCTTAGGTTATGTTTTGATGAAGAAGGAAACGTGGGTAATTGGCTTTGTAGGTCTTCTTTTATACTTACCTGCCTCTGCCTTTTTAGATCTTTGGGGAATTCCTTATTTAGAAACCGCTTACCATG
Protein-coding regions in this window:
- a CDS encoding MFS transporter; this translates as MTKVSNQGVFQRRFLPWLMFAMGASYYCLTYFLRVSPSVMKKDLLTHFKITATEFGSLSSAYYNAYTPMQLFVGVIVDRLGARKVLVSACLICMVGLSIFIHAETLQLAKTGRFLIGFGSAFAYITVLKLVALWLPPNRFATAAGLTSAFGMSAGIFSQIYLASFVEKVGYKSALSTGLTAGLILSVILFLVVRDRPKAQRAEAKLPGNQLTLAQTLRGLGYVLMKKETWVIGFVGLLLYLPASAFLDLWGIPYLETAYHVTSEKAAMMIFFVYFGWILAGPLIGALSDKIRLRCLPLLVTSIFSTIFSAMAFYIPNLPFPLLYTLLFLFGVTCGSHPLVFSLSREKNPEQISGTATATTNFFIMLGGVLFQPFMGKILDWHWSGALIDGVRVYTLSDYKFALAVVPIGLFLSCILILFIKETHCKIQEQPLL
- the ubiG gene encoding bifunctional 2-polyprenyl-6-hydroxyphenol methylase/3-demethylubiquinol 3-O-methyltransferase UbiG, translating into MAIFSNNVDPAEIAKFSLLAEDWWNPFGSSKPLHDINPLRFEFIKKYTPLSNMAILDIGCGGGILSESLAKEGGKVTGIDLSEDAIKVATLHSQDQNVSVTYQVASAEDYAEEFPAQFDIITCMELLEHVPSPDSIIQACATLLKPKGHLFLSTINRNPKAYLYAILGAEYLLKLLPKGTHQYEKFIRPIEMAEMLHQADLQLAHMSGMHYHPIFKTYSLTDDVSVNYLVHCYKG
- a CDS encoding cation transporter — protein: MHSHSHDHGDHKHNLTQNVLIISMILAFVFAGIEGVAGWWSQSLALLSDAGHMFSDALALALAAFAAWVAKKPPSTQHSYGLGRAEILGAWASSLLVLAVAIFVVVEAIQRLHAPQPVSGGVVMLVAFLGVVVNIGIAWILTHGEQSLNVRAAVLHVMGDLLGSVAALISGAVIYFTHWTPIDPILSIFISVLIVVSSFRLLKESLVILMEGVPLHLDINTIGKAMASIDKVRSVHDLHIWTLSSGVIVLTAHVEIDEFHQWNDILHTLRSMLIKEYKIEHVTLQPETHTHVIYHMPSRPI
- a CDS encoding L,D-transpeptidase, with translation MYKAITIIIFSTLFSFTAVQAEEYFSTKLCETDQYESIQAQRGDTWNRLFPDPDQRNIVQRLNRMNTRLKSGMYVAVPPELETIDIMALSPFPFTISSPGSKLIVVDLTLLAWGAYDTEGVLLKWGPASGGREWCYDIKEPGKTVMGRFQIYDVRGKNCISKQFPVEKGGAPMPYAMFFQGGYALHGSDEVPGYNASHGCVRLFNEDAKWLNEEFVGQPGRTKVLVLPY
- a CDS encoding HAD-IA family hydrolase codes for the protein MTFPKIKTVLFDLDGTLLDTAPDLAYALNKLLEQEGLSPVSYEKVREVASDGSRALLALGMQVNEEHPQFDNFKNIFLKYYQQHISVSTTLFPGMDIVLNHLDEQGIAWGVVTNKPSQLTQVLMSDLELTDRCACIIGADAALRPKPHPDSLLLACEKTQSLPSECVYIGDAERDIEAAKYAGMRSIAALYGYLRNDCSPEYWHADYYIDHPKDIVCWLNKQLSFAECN
- the pepN gene encoding aminopeptidase N, with amino-acid sequence MAKMTKPQETHLKDYEPSNYLFENVFLHFDLHPDYTIVKSILKIYRNPESKGDNSLCLNGEELQLRTILLEGTTLHPDQYEVTADKLIIPQVPDQFTLEIEVLIKPAENKALSGLYQSKGNYCTQCEAQGFRRITYFLDRPDVLTRFTTTITADKTRYPVLLSNGNLVDSKELEGNRQWVMWEDPSLKPCYLFALVAGDYEWLEDTFDTLSGRTVLLRVYVEKGNLSQSDYAMGSLKRAMRWDEETYGREYDLDIYMIVAVSDFNMGAMENKGLNIFNDRYILAKPDTATDDDYINIESVIGHEYFHNWSGNRVTVSNWFQITLKEGLTIFRDQNFTADMTSHAVKRIKDVNVIRNFQFPQDAGPMAHPIRPDSYIEINNFYTVTVYNKGAEVIRMMETLLGKETFRKAMDIYFATNDGKAVTTENFVQAMEQASDLDLTQFRRWYTQAGTPQVEATGNYDEKTKTFTLHLKQFTPPTPDQAQKEDYLIPIRMALLSPEGEELALHLEGDDSKEGEKVKVISLTKAEQKFVFNNITQKPLPSLLRNFSAPVKLHYPYTDEELIFLMSHDTDGFNSWDAGQQLAAKLIIKLVNKYQPDQELQIGDEFTEAFSTILNNSKLDKLLMAEMLSFPAETYLLELMDSADITAIYCVRKNLRKHLATQLKKDFLRLYHENNISQFSLDKEAMGQRRIKNLSLSYLMLLEEKEILAMAMKQFHTSNNLTDTIGALSALTNIDSKEREEAFNEFYDQWQKEPLVVDKWFSLQAISTLPHTFETVKALMSHSSFDLKNPNKTRALIGAFTNYNHLRFHDKSGEPYAFLADLVMSIDSFNPQLAARLIEPLIRWRKYDKDRQALMREELTRISNVPKLSNDVYEIVTKSLV
- a CDS encoding Hpt domain-containing protein encodes the protein MNNENVVDHPLSIDWQLSITLAGGDKKLAKDLLEMYIADLPRSSEAIHAAHLEKQYGELLNQVHRLHGASCYCGVTRLKSILSNMEFAAREKQTQQFEDALHEFDEEVNNVMASYKMVSFA
- a CDS encoding F-box protein gives rise to the protein MLKDKLDNYFSIEDLPQEILLEIIFLLKTNDKLSLRQASTSFSRLINREGAWSGQIKGFYAEENIFPKLIEDNFHKKIKQRNLSAGDLTKLLKNLKNANGDSLIEIDEEKAREILSAKVRVANYLRNRDMVLPHVICLLITLAVLITGMTVFFYDEKDYDRAVNTCHEYDMRELALLRCVASTNRYVAKRSFFSMPGAFGSGAILKYVDSALHFKLIKKDYMHILDDQDERRSLMSKVAWLTFKNRNVISFAIILPMTLSILNKIAFSLEIDVSPCFEGDDLSLICLEEKRDQQIEINERFLAIIGAVAGYYVPAAINSSCEIVKYLSNKISQCSKDDIVHKATNVGSNAWTSVKTGIQSFSNFFLQRSSYAETLSEDEVPLLRVI
- the sohB gene encoding protease SohB; the protein is MDEEIKVLHFFAEYGLFLAKVATLVLALIVLISFIIAAASKGKSAKEKLKIKKLNKRFEDYKDTLNDQILNKNELKQIAKTDKKKNKAAKKQPHTRKRVFVLDFNGDIKASATTSLREEVTAILTVANPSDEVVVRLESPGGIVPCYGLAASQLKRLRDRNIFLTIAVDKVAASGGYMMACVANKILAAPYSIIGSIGVVAQLPNFHRLLKKNNIDFEQITAGAYKRTLSMFGENTEKGREKVQEDVNNVHEIFKEFIIENRPNINIDEIATGEHWHGVQALNLQLIDELMTSDDYLLKSSFDKDIYEVHYEPKKSFADKFSLSLKKASDEFLGPTQKFELFY